The DNA segment TCGCCGACCTCCTGCGCCTGCGCGACGAGGACCGCCGCCGCCTGGTGATTTGCGGGATCAGCGCCGGCTTCGCCGCGGTCTTCGGTACTCCGGTCTCGGGGGCGCTCTTCGGCATCGAGGTACTGTACCTCGGGCAGCTCGACTATAGCGTCATCTTCCCGGCCATGGTGGCGGGAATCGTCGCCCACCTGGCATGCGGCGTCGCGTCGCCGTTCCCCACACTCACCGATGCGTTCGGCGACGTGGGGCAGCTGCGCCTCATCCTGACCTCCATCGCTTCCGGTGCCGCATTCGGGCTCGTCGCGCTGTTGTTGATCGAGGTGTTGCGCCTGGCGGAACGCATCGTCGAGCGGCTGCACCTGAATCGCCTCGTGATCGCCGCCCTCGGAGGGTGCGCGCTCGTCGCCCTCTATGCCGTCGTGGGGACGGCCTACGCGGGGCTCGGCACCGAGACGATCGATGGCCTCTTGCAGGGGACGCTGCGCGTGACCGCCACCGCCTTTCTCGTCAAGATCGTCGCCACGGCGCTCACGCTGGAGACCGGCGGGAGCGGCGGGATCTTGACGCCGGTCTTCTTCATCGGTGCCGCCAGTGGCGCGGCGCTCGCGCCGCTCTTCGGAGTCCCGTCGAGTCTCCTGGCGGCCTTCGGTTTCGTTGCCGTCCTGGCCGCGGCGGCCAACACGCCGATTGCCGCCGCCGTGATGGCCATCGAGGTCCTCCCCGCGCACGAGGGGGTATACGCGGCCCTCGCGGCGGTGACCGCCTTCCTGATGGTGGGGCATCGCAGCGTGTACGCGAGCCAGAAGCTCGGCTTCTCGAAGTCCGCCGGGCTCGACGTCGCGTTGGGGGGGACGATCGGCGAGTTGGAGCGCGGGTCGATGCGCATCCGAAAGGGGACCTTCACCGAGCGGCTGCACCGGCTGGGTAGGTCGGGCGGCGATCGTGCGGACGGAGATGCAGGCGGCGAGTAGGGGCAGGTGGCAGCTGGAGCGAGTGGTCAGTGTCGTGCCCCGATCCTTGTCCGGACCATCATCAGGGGTTTCCTTGCAAAAGGTTTTCCGTTCGATAGACGTTTGCTCCCGAACGTGGCGTACCGATGCCTGCTGACCGCGGAGCTACCATGATGCGACGGGCGCTCGCCATCCTCGTGGTGACCGCGAGCTCAACTGCACAGGGACGTCCGCCATGTTGCCGCGGGCTGTCGGCGATTCCTTCCTTGCCGCACTTCGCGTGGAACGCTGGGCGAGCGCTGCAGCGTTGCTCGACATGAAGGCGTTCACGCGAGCCAACGCTGAGGAGAATCCCATGTCAGTATCAGTCCTCTACATGTCCATGTCGGTGGACGGATACATCGCCGGGCCTAACGATGGACCGGGCAATCCCGGCGGCGACGGCTTCATGCGCTTGCACGATTGGTACGGGTTCGTCGACGATCCGCCGAACACGACCGGAACCGGCTGGGGTGCGCATTTCCTGGAGGAGGGGAGGGCGACTGGCGCCGTGCTGGCGGGCCGGCGCACGGTGGAACAGGTGGATCACTGGGGAGGAAACCACCACGGTGTCCCGATCTTCGTGCCCAGTCATCGTGCCCCCGATCCGTCGGTCGCCAGGTTCCCGTTGGTGACGTACGTGACCGATGGCATCGCGAGCGCGATGGCACAAGCGAAGGCCGCGGCCAAGGGGCGGAACGTGATGGTCCACGGCGCCTATACGGCGCAACGCGCGCTCGAGGCGGGCGTGCTGGACGAGTTGCAGATTCACCAGATCCCGGTGCTGTTCGGGAGCGGCCGTCGCCTCTTCGACGTATTGCCGATACGAATCGAACTGGAGATCGTTCGGGTGATCGACACACCGGACGCCACGCACATCCGGTATCGCGTACGACGTTGAGCTGGCGATGATTCCGTGAACTACCATGCGCCTCCTTGCCTCCACCGCATTCCTCGCCTTCTCGCTCTCCCTCCCCGTAACGGTCCACGCCCAGCACCTCCTCGTCGTGGAAGGGGGTGTCGGCATCGCGACGCCCGTGGGAAGCGCGGGGCAGGGGCGAGGGATAGGCGCCAGCGGCTACGTGTCGATCCGGGGAGCGCCGTCCGAGCGTTCCACGACGTTCGGCCTCCTGCTCGACCTGTCGCACATGCCGGCCGACCAGACGACGACGTGCGTCACCTGCGGCACGGGTGCGCGAAGTCCGCTCCACACGCTCACGCTCGCGGGCGCGCTCCACGTCGAATCGCCGCACGCCACGCGCGGGATGTACGCGGAGGGTGGCCTCGGGATTACCCGGCTCACCCTCACCTCGGTCAACCTGACGAGAACAGCCCCGACGTTTCTCGCGGGGGTGGGCGCGTTTGCGCGCGCTCGCGGTGTGCCGCTCCGGTGTGGACTCGAGTACCACCTGCACGTGTCGGACGTGGCGTCGAGTGCGGACATGTCTCCGACGCAATCGGTGCGGGTGCGCGTCGCGCTGTGGGCCCGTAACCGGCGCTGATCCCTCATCGCCCGCCGGTGTGCGCGCCGATTCGCGGGCTATCTTCGGACGCACGACCCCCCGCGAGCCAGTCCCGATGGCGCTACGCATCCGCATGATTCGTATGCTCGTCTCATGAAGCGCATCGTCGTCGTCGGCGCGGGGGCCATCGGGCTGGCGTGCGCGCATGCGTTGGCCAAGCGCGGGTTGCAGGTGGTCGTGGTCGACAAGGGCGCACCCGGAGATGCCTGTACGAAGGGAAACGCCGGATGGATCGTCCCCTCGCTCTCGGCGCCGATTCCCGCGCCGGGAATGACGTGGCGCTCGCTCGCGTGGATGCTGTCGAGCGACAGCCCGCTCCATGTCGCCCCGACCGCCGTGCCGCGGCTGGCGCGCTGGCTGTGGCACTTCTGGCGTCACTGCAACGCGCGCGACTGGAGCGCGGGGCTGCACGCGGTTGCCGCGCTCAATCGGGGGACGCTGGCGGCGTTCGATGCCCTCGCCCGTGAGGGAATCGAGGTGGAGCTGCATCGCCAGGGGCTGCTATGCGTATTTGGACAGGTGCGCGACATGGAACGGGTGCGCGCCGAGTTCGAGCAGCTCCGCGACTACGGCTACCGCGTACCGACTCCGCTAAGCGGCGATGCGCTGCGCGAGCTGGAGCCGGCGCTGTCCAGCAACGTGACGACTGGTTTCCTCACGTCCGAGGAGTATCACGTGCGCCCGGAGTCGCTCGCCGCTGGATATGCGGCGCGGCTGACGCACATGGGGGTCGAGCTTCGCACGGGCGTGACCGTCCTCGGCGCTCGCGCCGGTGCGCACGCGGTCGTGCTCGAGACCGACGTCGGGGCGATCGAGGGAGAGGGCGTCCTCGTGGCCGCGGGCGCGTGGAGCGGGGAGGTGCTCCAACGATTCGGCGTGCGGCTGCCGGTGCAGGCGGGGAAGGGATACAGCCTGACGATCGACACCCCGCACCCACAGCTGCAACGCCCCGTCTACCTTGGCGAGACGAAGATCGCCGCCACGCCGTTCGACGGCGCCGTGCGCTTCGCCGGGACGATGGAACTCTCGGGCGTCAACGAGCGATTCGACGCGCGACGAATGACCGCGATCCGAAAGGGGATCGCGCGCTACCTGCGCGAGCCGCTGCCTGCGGGCGGTACGGAGTGGGTCGGGATGCGCCCGCTCACGCCGGACGGGCTCCCGATGATGGGGCTGGTGCCGGGATTCGGGAATGTGTGGGTGGCGACCGGGCATGCGATGCTCGGCATCACGCTGGCGCCAGTGACCGGCGAGGCGATGGCGGCGCTCATTGCAGGCGAGGTGCCGCCGGTGTCGCTCCGGGCGTTCGATCCGGGGCGCTTCCGGCATTACACCTGACCAACATGTGCGAGATTGCCGCTCGTCGCGAACGCTGGGCGACCACATCTCCATGAGGAATCTCAGTGAACGCGCTTGAACGCAACGTCCGTGCACTCGTCATTCGCACGCTGCGCGATACCGGCTTGCCACCCACGCTGGACGACCTCGCGTCGGCGAATGGCAGCTCCACGATTGATATCCGCGCGGCGCTCCATTCGCTCGAGGCACAGCATCGCCTGGCGCTGCGCCCGGGGACCGACGAGATCTGGATGGCGCACCCGTTCGCCGCGCTCCCGTCAGATTTCGTCGTCGCGTCAGGTGGGCGATCGTGGTGGGCCAACTGTGTCTGGGACGGCTTCGCGATTCTGGGGATGGTGGGGGACGGGACGCTCGACACGCACTCGCCCCGAAGCGGCGCGGGGATCCGCCTAACGGTTGAGCGCGGTCGCGTGCTGGGCGACGCCATCGTGCACTTTCTTGTGCCGGCGCGGCATTTCTGGGACGACATAGGCTTCACGTGAGCGAACATCGCGGCCTTCCGGTCGGAAGGCGAGCTCGATGAATGGCTCACCGCGCGCGGCTACGTGCGAGGGGCGGTGGTGGCGCCGCAGGCGCTGTACGATCTTGGGCGGGAGTGGTATGCGACGCGGCTCGATGTGGACTACGAGCCGGCGAGCGCGGCGGCGGCGCAGGCGATGTTCGCCGCGCACGGGCTCACTGGACCGTTCTGGACCCTCACTGTCTGAAGGCATCACACCATGGAGAAGCACCGGATCTACACGATGTCGGTCGCGGGCGTCTATCCGCACTACATCCAGAAAGCCGAGAAGAAGGGGCGCACCAAGGAGGAGGTCGACGCCGTGATCTGCTGGCTCACCGGCTACACGCCCAAGGCGCTGGCGAAGCAGATCGAGCAGCGGACGAACTTCGAGGAATTCTTCGACCAGGCGCCGGCGCTGCACCCCAACGCCAGCAAGATCACCGGCGTCATCTGCGGCGTGCGCATCGAGGAGATCGAGGATCCGCTGATGAAGAAGGTGCGCTATCTCGACAAGCTGGTGGACGAACTGGCCAAGGGGCGGCCGATGGAGAAGATCCTGCGCACGTAGGGAAGGGCGCTGGCGCCGGCCGTCGTGCGGTAGAGGGAGCGTCGCACCCTGCCTTGTAACTCGCGGAAGGTGCGGACCGTACGAAGATGCATGGCCCCTCATTCTCGTATCCTGGCTGCGTCGCTGACGCTTGCCGCTGGCGTGTCGTGTACACGCGTGCACCCCGCGACATCCACACCTGCCGTACGCGCCGATGACGCGCTCGCGGCGCGAGCGCTGTTCGCGCGCTTCGACTCGCTGCGACAGGCGCAACGCATCCCGGGACTGGCGGCGGTCGTCCTTCGTGACACGACGGTCATCATGGCGCGCGGTTTCGGCTTCGCCGATGTGGAGCGGCGCTTGGCGGTGACGCCGGAGACGCCGTTCGACATTGCGTCGGTCACCAAGCCGATATCGGCAGTCGTGGCACTCCGCCTGGTGCAGGACGGCGTGCTCGACCTCGATCGCCCGATGCGGCGATACCGCGACTTTCCCGAGTTCTGCACGGCGGCGCGTGGTGGTGGGGGAATCTTCTTCAGCGACTACGCCTGCGAGGGCGATCGCCTCACCTTGCGTCACGTACTGTCGATGACGGCCAACGGCGAGCCGGGAACTCGCTTCTGGTACAACCCGCCCTCGTATTCGTGGGCCTCACGGCCCATGGCCGAGGTGTCGGGGTATGCGTTCTCCACGCTCGTCGATTCGCTCGTGTTGCGCCCGGCGGGGATGCGCAACGCGGCACGCCGGCATCGGCGTCTTGCGCTTCCCCCTGCCATCGAGGCGGCGCTGGCCATGCCGTATCACGACGACTCCACCGGGCGTCGGGTGCGGTCGGACCCACCGCCGGGCCAGGGCGACGGTGCAGCTGGCGGCGTGATCGCGAGCGCGATGGACCTGGCGCGATTCGATGTTGCCCTCGCGACCGATCGTCTCATCGCGCCGGCGTTGCGCGCGCTGCTGTGGACTCCGACGCGAACCCCCGCTGGCGCGCCGCTCCCCTACGGCCTGGGATGGTTCCTCGCCACACGCGACGGGCGGTCGCTCGCCTGGCACACGGGGCTCTGGGAGGGGCGCTATTCGGCGCTGTACCTGAAGGTGCTGGGAGAGACGCCCGCACAGCGGCTGACGCTGATTCTCCTCGCCAACAGCGATGGGCTGCAGTGGGAGACGCGCCTCGACGAGGCGGCGATCGAGCGGTCGCCGTTCGCGACGGCCTTTCTCGCGGCGTTCCCGGCGCGCCATCGCTGAAGGTGACTCAAATCGCCGGCAGCACCTGCCGGATGTGCTGCGCAAAGGTACTGACCACGGCCGACGGTTGCTTGCTGTCGACCATCACGCCGATCCCAACGCTCGGCAGCGGGGGGAGTCCGCTCTCGTCGGAGAGGACGCGCAGGTCGTCGGGGACCGCGGTTCGCGTGAGGACGGCGATTGCCTGGCCGGAGCGGACGACGGCGGTGAGGCCGGCGAGCGACGCGCTCGCGTAGGCCACTCGATAGGCACGTCCTGCGGCGTCGAGGCTGCGGCGCGCCGCGCGATGGTCAAGCGTGTCGGGATCGGTGAGGGCCAGGCGGAGCGGCTTGCGATGCGCCGCGTTGGAGCCGTCGGCGCCGACCCATACCAGCGGCTCGCGCCGGATGATGGTGCGCCCATTCTCGCTTTCGGCGAACGACGTGAGCGCGAGATCGAGGGCGTGACGATCCAGCTGCTCCAGCAGCCGAGGCGTGTGGGCGCAGTGCACCTCGACGTGCACCTTGGGATGGAGGCGGGCAAAGCCCCGCAGCAGGTGGGGGAGAAAGCGCACGGCGTAGTCGTCGGGACAGCCAAACCGTATGGTGCCGGAGAGTCCGCGCCCCGACAGCTCGGCGAGCGCCTCGTCGTGGTACTGGAGGATGCGATGCGCATGGGCGAGGAGCCGGGTGCCCTGCGCAGTGAGGTGCACGCCGCGCCCCGTCCGCTCGAGCAGCGGGTGGTCGACGATGCGCTCCAGCCGTTGCACCTGCAGGCTGATGGCCGCCTGCGTGCGTCCGATGCGCGTGGCGGCGCGGCTCAGCGCCCCCATCTCGGCGATGACGACGAAGGTGCGCAGGAGGTCGATGTCGAGGGTGTCGCTCATGACATAGCGCTCGCTTATAGCTCCGATAAGAACTATTAGCCCTGCTTGAGAATCGCCACCCCCGCGCTAGTGTGGTGCGCACGATTCCCCGGAGGCCGCCGTGTCGCGAAACGCCGATCCCGTATTCTGGCGCGATGTCCGCGCGCACCTGATCCGCTACGGCGGACGCTTCGAGCCGCTCATCATCGAGCGGGCGGAGGGGAGCTTCGTCTACGACGCCGACGGGCGCGCGATCCTCGACTTCACGTCGGGGCAGATGAGTTCACTCCTCGGACATGGGCATCCGGAGGTCGCGGCTGTCGTCGCCGACTACGCGCATCGCCTCGACCATCTCTTCAGCGGGATGCTCTCGCGCTCCGTCGTCGACCTGGCGCGCGGCCTGGCCGAGGTGACGCCGGAGGGGCTTGATCGCGTCCTCCTGCTCAGTACAGGTGGGGAGTCGAACGAGGCGGCGATCAAGCTGGCCAAGCTTTACACGGGGGGGCACGAGATCGTCGGCTTCGCCCAGTCGTGGCACGGGATGACAGGGGGCGCCTCGGCGGCGACCTACTCCGCCGGGCGCAAGGGTTACGGGCCGGCGGCGGTCGGGTCGCTGGCGATCCCCGCGCCTAACGCCTATCGCCCGGCCTTCGAGCGCGGTGGCGTCGCCGACTGGCGCGGGGAGCTCGACTATGGCTTCGACCTCATCGATCGCCAGTCGAGCGGGAACCTCGCCGCCTTCATTGCCGAGCCGATCCTGAGTTCCGGCGGGCTGCTCGAACTCCCAGTGGGCTACCTCGCGGCGCTCAAGCAGAAGTGCGAGGAGCGCGGGATGCTGTTGATCCTCGACGAGGCGCAGACCGGAATGGGGCGCACCGGCCACCTGTTTGCCTTCGAGCGCGACGGTGTCACGCCGGACATCCTCACCCTCTCCAAGACGTTAGGCGCGGGACTCCCGCTCTCGGCGGTGATGTGCTCCGCCGATGTGGAGGAGCGCTGCCACGAGCGCGGCTTCCTCTTCTACACGACGCACGTCTCCGATCCGTTGCCGGCGGCGGTAGGGCTCAAGGTGCTGGAGGTCGTGCAGCGCGACGCCCTCACGGAGAGGGCGCGCGCGATGGGCGAACGGCTCGAGCGCGGGTTGCGCGCGCTGCAGCAGCGCCACGAGTGCATCGGCGATGTACGCGGTCGCGGGCTGCTGCGCGGCGTGGAGATCGTCGCCGATCGCGTGACCAAGGCCCCTGCCTCCGAACTGGGGGCCGCCATCACGCGCGCCTGCATGTCGCTGGGGCTCAGCATGAACATCGTGCAACTGCCGGGGATGGGCGGCGTCTTCCGCATCGCGCCGCCCCTCACCGTTCGCGAGGAGGAGATCGACCTCGGCGTGGAGCTCCTCGGCAAGGCCATTGCTTCAGTCACCCGCTGATCGAAGGTCCAACCCCTGGCCTTCGTCCGTGAAACCCCGTGTTCTCTACGGTCAAACGGCACGCTCTTCACACTTTTCGCGACAAGGTCACCGTGCAACTCATCGTCGAGAACCTTCGCAAGACGTATCCCAATGGCGTGCGCGCCCTCGAGGGGATATCGCTGACAGTCGGCGCCGGGATGTTCGGGTTGCTGGGGCCTAACGGCGCTGGCAAGTCGACGCTGATGCGCACGCTTGCCACGCTCCAGCTCCCCGACAGCGGATCGATCCGCTTTGGCGGCATCGACGTGCTCAAGCAGCCGGACGAGCTGCGGCGCGTGCTGGGGTACCTGCCGCAGGAGTTCGGGCTCTATCCCTCGCTCTCCGTCGAGGTCACGCTCGATCACTTCGCGGCGCTCAAGGGGGTGCTCGACGGACGTCAGCGCAAGGCGCTCGTCGCCGAGCTCCTGCAGCAGACCAACCTCCACGACGCGCGCCGGAAGTCGGTGGGCTCGCTCTCCGGCGGGATGAAGCAGCGACTGGGCATCGCGATCGCCCTGGCCGGCTCGCCCAAACTGCTGATAGTCGACGAACCCACCGCCGGGCTCGATCCCACGGAGCGGCATCGCTTCCTGAATCTCCTGGCCGAGATCGGGCAGGAGGTCGTGGTGCTGCTGTCGACGCACATCGTGGAGGACGTGCGCGAGCTGTGCCAGGCCATCGCCATCGTCGACAAGGGGCGTGTCGTACTCTCCGGCGACCCGCGCCACATCGTCGACACCCTGCGCGGCAAGGTCTGGCGCCGGCAGGTGGACAAGCGTGAACTCCCGGCGCTGCGGGCCACGCATCGCGTGATCTCCACGCAGCTTCTCGCGGGCGTCCCGGTGGTGCATGTCTACGCCGACTCGGCGCCGGCGGGATTCGATCCGCTGGAGCCAGACCTCGAGGACGTCTACTTCTATCACCTCGCCCATGGCGAGGCGCTCGCGGCGGCATGACGATGTTTGGCGCCGTCTATCGCTTCGAGCTGCGCTATCACCTCACGCGCCCCATCACCTGGCTGTACTTCGTGCTGTTCATGGCCGGGTCGTTCGCCTTCGTGTCGACCGACACGATCGGCATTGCCGGCGGCTCCGGCATGGTGATGCGCAATGCGCCGTCGGTAATCGTGCGATCGATGCTCCTCATCGTGGTGCTTGGACAGATCGTCGTGTCCGGCCTGGTGGGGAGCTCGGTGCTGCGCGACTATCAGTTCCGCACGCACGAGTTGGTCTTCACGACGCCCATCACCCGATTTGCCTACCTCGGCGGGCGCTTCCTTGGCGCGTTCACCGTGATGGTCATTGTGCACGCCGGGATGGTCATCGGGATGGTGGCGGGGAACGCGATGCCGTGGCTCGACAAGGCGCGCCTCCTCCCGCTCGACCTCGCCAGCTACATCGTCCCCTTCTTCACGCTGATCGTCCCGGCGATCCTCGTGATCTCGGCGATCTTCCTGGCGGTGGGGGCGGCCACGCGCAGCGCGTTCGCCATTCATACGCAGGGGATCGTCCTGCTCATCGTGTGGAGCATCGCCCAGTCGCTGATCGGGAAACTCGACAACAAGACGATTGCGGCGCTGCTCGATCCCGTGGGGCTGACGGCGTTCGAACTGGCGACGCGCTACTGGTCGGTGGCCGAGCGGAACACGCAGGCGGTGACATTGGGCGGCGTCCTGCTGGCCAACCGGCTGCTGTGGACGGTGGCGGCGCTCGCCCTGGCCGCTCTCACGGTGTCGCTCTTCCGCTTCCGGAGCGCCCCTCCCTCGCTGGCGCGCAAGCGGCGCGCGGTGGAGGAGGGGGCGCCGAGCGTGGAGGTGTCGTCGCTGACGCCGTCGATCGCTGTCGATACGCAGACCGTGGGCTGGCGCCCGTGGTGGGTGCAGTTCGTGTCGACCACGCAGATGTCGTTTCGCAGCATCGTCAGGCAGCTCCCGTTCGCCGTGATCGTCGCGGTAGGGCTGATCAACCTCGGGATTGCCGCCACGTACGCGGAAGTGGTGTTCGGGCAGGCGGCGTGGCCGGTCACGTACACGGTCGTCGAGGTGATCAACGCGCAGTTCGCCCTCTTCTTCATGGTGCTCATCGCGCTCTTTGCCGGGGAACTGGTCTGGCGCGAACGCGAACTGAACGCCGACCAGATGGTCGATGCGCTTCCCGGGCAGACGAGCGCCACCATGCTGGGGAAGGTGGTGGGGCTCGTGCTGGTGGAGGCGGCGCTGCTCGCCCTCCTCATGATGGCGGGGATGCTGTACCAGCTCGCCGTTGGCTACCGGCACCTGGAGCCGCTGCTCTACCTGAGCTACCTGTTCGGGACCGTGCTCCCCGGGCTTGTGCAGCTGACGGTTCTGGCGGTCCTGATCCATGTCGTCGCCAACCAGAAGTACCTGGGGCACGCGCTGGTGATCTTCGCTTTCATCCTGCGCAAGCTCGCGCCGACGATGGGGTTCGAGCATCCGCTGCTGCGCTTCGCCGAGACGGCGCCGCTCCGCTACTCCGACATGAACGGCTACGGACCATATGTGCCAGGCCTGGTGTGGACGGCGCTGTACTGGACCGCCGTGGCCGCGCTCTTCGGCGTGCTGGCGTACCTGTTCTGGGTGCGCGGGACCGAGCCAACCTGGCCGGTGCGCAAGCGCGTGGCGTGGCAGCGATGGCGCGGCGCGACGCGCGGCGTGGCGCTGGGCTCGGTGAGCGTGGGCGTGGTCGCCTTCGGCGTCCTGTTCAACAACGCCAATCGCGTCACGCACTGGAAGAGCAGCACCACGATCCGGCACGAGAAGGCCGCTTATGAGACGCAGTACAAGCCGCTGGAGCGCCTGGCGCAACCGCGACTCATCGCGGCCGACGTGCGCGCCGACCTCGTACCCGAGCGCCTCTCCTTCGGCGTGAGCGGGACGTACACCTTCGTGAACCATCACCCTGCCCCCATCGAGTCGCTGCTCGTGGTGGTGCTCAATCGCGACGTGCAGGTGGACTCGCTCGCATGGGGGCGGCCGGCCACGACGCTGGTGGACGACGCGTCGCAGAACGTGCGCCTGTATCGCCTGGGGACTCCGCTCGCGCCTAACGACACGCTCAGGCTGCGGTACCGGGCGCACTACGACTGGCGCGGCTTTCCGTCCGGTGGGCCCGATACCTCGACGGCGACGATCAACACCCGCAACGCGATCGCGACCAACGGGACGTTCCTCAACTTCGAGTACTTCCCGTTCCTCGGCTACCTCTCGTGGCGAGAGCTGGAGTCGGACAATGCGCGGCGCAAGGAAGGGTTGGCACCACGGGTGCGTGCTGCGCTGCTCGAGGACGAGGCGGCGCGCGACCGGACCTACCTCGGGATCAACGCCGACTGGATCGACTTCCGGGCCACCGTGAGCACCGCGCCAGACCAGATCGCCGTTGCACCGGGAGAGCTGGTGCGGGAGTACATGGAGAACGGGCGCCGCGTGTTCGAGTATCGTTCGCCCGACAAGATGCTCGCGTTCTACTCGTTTCTGTCGGCGCGCTATGAAGTCAGGCACGACCAGTGGAACGGGATCCCGCTCGACATCTACTATCACAAGGGGCACGAGTTCAACCTCGACCGGATGGTCGCGTCGATGCACGCGTCGCTCCAGGACTTCTCGACGCGCTACTCGCCGTTCCAGTTCCGGCAGTTCCGCATCGTCGAGTTCCCCCGCTATTCACAGTTTGCGCAGGCCTTTCCGGCGACGATTCCGTTCTCGGAGAACATCGGCTTCATCCTGCGCGCGGCGGCGACCGCCGACGGCATCGACACGCCGTTCTACGTGACGTCGCACGAGATTGCGCACCAGTGGTGGTTCCACCAGGTGGTGGGGGCGAATGTGCAGGGGGCCACGATGCTCTCCGAGTCGCTCGCCAACTACTCGGCGATCCTGGTGATGGAGAAGACGTTCGGCGCCGACAATATCCGCAAGTTCCTGCGCCAGCAGCTCGATGGCTATCTGGTTGGGCGAGGGCGCGAGGCCAAGGCCGAGCGCCCGCTGATGCGCGTCGAGAACCAGATGTACATCCACTACAACAAGGGGTCGCTGGCGTTGTACGCGCTGCGCGACCTGATTGGCGATGCGGCGATGAATCGCGCCCTGTCGCGCTTCGTGGCCGACAAGAAGTTCAAGGGAGCACCGTTTCCCACGAGTCGCGAGTTGGTGGCCTACTTCGAGCGCGAGACGCCGGACTCGTTGCGCTATGTGCTCGATGACCTGTTCCGCACCATCACGCTGTGGGACAACGAGGTCGAGGACGGAAGCGTGACGAGGCGCGCCGACGGAGGGTACGACGTGGCCATCCGCCTGCGCGCGGGGAAGGTCCGTGCCGATTCTCTGGGGAACGAGCGTCCCGCCGAGATGTCGGACTACGTGGACATTGGCGTGTTTGGGGCCGTGGATTCGACGGCGGTGCTGGGGAAGCCGTTGTACATGGCCAAGCATCGCCTCAGTGCGGGCGACACCACGGTGCATGTGGTGGTGCGCGAGGCGCCGCGGATGGTTGGGGTCGATCCGTACAACAAGCTCATCGACCGCGATCCCAGCGACAACGTGATGTCGGTGAAGGTGCCGTAGCGCCGCGTCGAAGCTCCGCAGCGTAGCACAGCGTAGCGCTGCGCTCACGCGTTCGTAGCGCTCGCGCGTTCATTGCGCTCGCGCGTTCATTGCGCGAGTGTCGCGTCCCGGCGCAGATTTCGGCCGTGTCCCGGTCGGTCTTCGTCCTGCAGCGTGAGGTGGCATCATGGCGCGTTCGGCATACCAGTCGCTTCTTGCCGCGCTCGAGGAGCGCTTCACGCGTCACCCGGCTCGTCACGCGGGGGTCGCGTGGTCGCAGGTGCGCAAGCGGCTCGACGCGTCGCCGGAGAAACTCGCCGCACTGGCGGCGATGGAGGAGAGCGGCGGTGAGCCCGACGTCGTGGGGGTCGATGACACGACGGGCGCCATCGTCTTCATGGACTGTTCGGACGAGAGTCCCGAGGGGCGCCGGTCGCTGTGCTACGATCGTGCGGCGCTCGACGCGCGCAAGGAGGCCAAGCCGACCGGCGCGGCGGTGGAGATGGCGGCGAAGATGGGGATCGCGCTGCTCACCGAGGCGGAGTACCGCACGTTGCAGACGTTAGGCACGTTCGATCGCAAGACGTCGAGCTGGGTGGCGACGCCGCCGGCGATTCGCAAGCTCGGCGGCGCTGTCTTCTGCGACCGTCGCTACGATCAGGTCTTCCTCTACCACAACGGGGCGCAGTCGTACTACGCGGCGCGGGGCTTTCGCGGCGTGCTGCGGGTGTAGCGCCCCAGGAGCGGTAGCACTCCCTTTTCACCACGTCCATGCGCCCGATTCGCCTCGATCGCTCACTCGCCCGTTGCCTCCTCGTCGCCTCGCTCTGCGTGCTTGGCCTTCGACCGCTGCATGCGC comes from the Gemmatimonadaceae bacterium genome and includes:
- a CDS encoding DUF2200 domain-containing protein → MEKHRIYTMSVAGVYPHYIQKAEKKGRTKEEVDAVICWLTGYTPKALAKQIEQRTNFEEFFDQAPALHPNASKITGVICGVRIEEIEDPLMKKVRYLDKLVDELAKGRPMEKILRT
- a CDS encoding chloride channel protein; translation: MTSAFRERVARWRAELLESPVPRLADEAQWYTEHTALLVSTLKWALLGAGGGLCVGLGTRAFLWALGSAPHVVQAITRGAIPAYWLLPVALPLCVWLIRTFAPEARGHGTEAVIAAVHQRSGRIDWTIAPVKLAATVVTLAFGGSVGKEGPAAQIGASITSMFADLLRLRDEDRRRLVICGISAGFAAVFGTPVSGALFGIEVLYLGQLDYSVIFPAMVAGIVAHLACGVASPFPTLTDAFGDVGQLRLILTSIASGAAFGLVALLLIEVLRLAERIVERLHLNRLVIAALGGCALVALYAVVGTAYAGLGTETIDGLLQGTLRVTATAFLVKIVATALTLETGGSGGILTPVFFIGAASGAALAPLFGVPSSLLAAFGFVAVLAAAANTPIAAAVMAIEVLPAHEGVYAALAAVTAFLMVGHRSVYASQKLGFSKSAGLDVALGGTIGELERGSMRIRKGTFTERLHRLGRSGGDRADGDAGGE
- a CDS encoding beta-lactamase family protein, encoding MHPATSTPAVRADDALAARALFARFDSLRQAQRIPGLAAVVLRDTTVIMARGFGFADVERRLAVTPETPFDIASVTKPISAVVALRLVQDGVLDLDRPMRRYRDFPEFCTAARGGGGIFFSDYACEGDRLTLRHVLSMTANGEPGTRFWYNPPSYSWASRPMAEVSGYAFSTLVDSLVLRPAGMRNAARRHRRLALPPAIEAALAMPYHDDSTGRRVRSDPPPGQGDGAAGGVIASAMDLARFDVALATDRLIAPALRALLWTPTRTPAGAPLPYGLGWFLATRDGRSLAWHTGLWEGRYSALYLKVLGETPAQRLTLILLANSDGLQWETRLDEAAIERSPFATAFLAAFPARHR
- a CDS encoding FAD-dependent oxidoreductase — encoded protein: MKRIVVVGAGAIGLACAHALAKRGLQVVVVDKGAPGDACTKGNAGWIVPSLSAPIPAPGMTWRSLAWMLSSDSPLHVAPTAVPRLARWLWHFWRHCNARDWSAGLHAVAALNRGTLAAFDALAREGIEVELHRQGLLCVFGQVRDMERVRAEFEQLRDYGYRVPTPLSGDALRELEPALSSNVTTGFLTSEEYHVRPESLAAGYAARLTHMGVELRTGVTVLGARAGAHAVVLETDVGAIEGEGVLVAAGAWSGEVLQRFGVRLPVQAGKGYSLTIDTPHPQLQRPVYLGETKIAATPFDGAVRFAGTMELSGVNERFDARRMTAIRKGIARYLREPLPAGGTEWVGMRPLTPDGLPMMGLVPGFGNVWVATGHAMLGITLAPVTGEAMAALIAGEVPPVSLRAFDPGRFRHYT
- a CDS encoding dihydrofolate reductase family protein, whose product is MSVSVLYMSMSVDGYIAGPNDGPGNPGGDGFMRLHDWYGFVDDPPNTTGTGWGAHFLEEGRATGAVLAGRRTVEQVDHWGGNHHGVPIFVPSHRAPDPSVARFPLVTYVTDGIASAMAQAKAAAKGRNVMVHGAYTAQRALEAGVLDELQIHQIPVLFGSGRRLFDVLPIRIELEIVRVIDTPDATHIRYRVRR
- a CDS encoding LysR family transcriptional regulator — encoded protein: MSDTLDIDLLRTFVVIAEMGALSRAATRIGRTQAAISLQVQRLERIVDHPLLERTGRGVHLTAQGTRLLAHAHRILQYHDEALAELSGRGLSGTIRFGCPDDYAVRFLPHLLRGFARLHPKVHVEVHCAHTPRLLEQLDRHALDLALTSFAESENGRTIIRREPLVWVGADGSNAAHRKPLRLALTDPDTLDHRAARRSLDAAGRAYRVAYASASLAGLTAVVRSGQAIAVLTRTAVPDDLRVLSDESGLPPLPSVGIGVMVDSKQPSAVVSTFAQHIRQVLPAI